AGAACCCTTAAGAACAGACCCCTCACAAATGTTTGAAACCAAGAAACGACATGACTTGAATAAACATTCGTGTTGCACACACCAAGGCTATATAAAAGGAAACATTTCTTGCTTGAATTAATTTTTACTGAGTGCGAGACCATATAATATACAGAATTTCAATAACAACATCAGAAGAAAACCATACACAAAAAACAGAGGCTTTTTTGGCTTTTTCATGGCTTTAAAATTACGCCAACCACTGCGTCAAAAAGACAAATGCCTGTATCATCTgcagttgtttttttggtggtggggtggggtgggggtggggggtcttTTAAGAATGACATGATTGTCCTGACTATTACAAAGTGAGCTATAGGCCTATGGGAGACAAAGGCTGGCAGCCTAATTTAAAGCCAACAGTATTGCACAATattgaaaaatattaaaatatttaattccaCATtcaaacactgacacaaatctCTGTAAATTACATATAGACAGCCAACCCTGTTCAACTGAATACGTTCAAATATATGCACCCATTTCGAAATCGTtcataataattaaaaagaaaaagaaaataaccaGAAAATCCATTACTTTTGTTCCCCACACGCGTGGGAGCTGTAAAAGGGACCCtgtcttgctcaaggacactttaGTAGAAGAAAGCATGAttacatataataataataataataataataataataataataataataataataataataataataataactgtgtCCGTTCAATctacaaaatatacaaaacaattttttttccagttaatcactctcatttaaaaacatatgtACAATGCTTTATGACACAAATGTTAAACGGGTCTCAGCAGTGGGACTGGGTGAGAATAGTACATGTGGTGGGGGAAAGCCAGGAGTGCCTGGCCGCCCGGTGAGTTTGTAGCAGGGCCCCCGCTCGTTTCTGGGGCTCCATTCTCGTGGTAGAGTATGGGAACCCGCACAATCCTCTGTGCCGCCGCATGGCTCAGGTTGGCCGCCTCCAGCTCGGCGGCCAGCTGCCTTTTCCACTTATTCCTCCGGTTCTGGAACCAGATTTTCACCTGCGTCTCGGTTAAGTGCAGGGACGCGGCTAGGCCTGCCCTCTCTGAGCTGCTCAGGTAGCGCTTAATGTCGAAAGTGGACTCCAGCTGAAAGACCTGACTTCTGGAAAACACGGTGCGCGTCTTCTTCTTCCGACAGGGCTTCTTCTCGGAGTCCAGCTCGTCGTTTTTTCTCCTCCAGTCGTCCTCCTggtctgtttctttctttggcTCCTCCGAGTCACTTTCATCCAGGGCGATGTCGTCGTCGGCGCTTTCATCTTTGGTATCTTGATCACTTTTCTGGAGATCCGGAGAGCGCCTGTCCGGTGCCTGTGATGCTTCTCTTAAGCTGACCTTCTCAGACCCtggagaaaaaatattttattttgttaaaaccTACTCTTCAACGACATAAAATTCTGCCGTGAAAGCTATCCTACCTGCAttctattttttcccctttatgtAATAGGTTTATTGTTGGGATACATTAAGTTGAATttagttttaattatttaaaagatTTTATTACGATTTACGTATCCATTCACGATGTTAAATACACCACAGCTTTTCCTGATAGAAGAACGTGAATTAATATTAAAACACTATGAGTCCCTCGTCTAAAGCAAGACAATAATTTACCTCCAGTCCTAAAATGTGCTCCAAGCGTGTAGGGGTACCACCAGGTAGATGCTCTTTCCAGATATTGCGCGGATATTCCAATTCTCTGTGCTGGCAGCTCAAATCGAGGAACAGACAAATCACCGAGCCGAGAAAAGAAACTGCCTTCCAAAACCCCCTTGTGCGAGCCGAGGATGCTTTTTGGCTTCGTGGGTTTGTCTTCAATATTCAGCAGGTTCTTTATGGAGAACGGCGAGTCTTTTGCAGGTTGGTTAGCCTCTTGAGTATCAGAGTCTGCCATCACCGTTTACTGTCCGACAGGGATCACCAtcaaaagctgaaaaaagatATTAAACAGATCTAAAGGATTCTCTGGCGTTAAAGTCCGAGCTAAAATAGTTCGCATAAGATGGGAGGGAAAACTCAGAAAGTCGCGTAAAGTGCGCCCAGCTTCCCCCCCCACGAGAATGATCAGCGTGAGAGCGCAGAGATCACTGCGTCAGACTTGCTCCGGATGgtagtgataaaataaaaatgccatCCGAGTTAAAGCGTGCTCGGTCGCTGCTATTGGACAGGTACAATAGCAAATGGGATTTGAGATGAAACCGCGTGGGGGTCTGACAAGAATGGACTCCAAAGAAAAAGGCCGCGCGAGAGTTTTGGCTTCGGGCTCAGCAGTACGCACCCACTTATCAACCAATTAGATAAAAGAGGAAAATGTATCAGGGTTATGAGGGGCGTGCGCGAGCCACAATTACCTGTCAGTAAATTGAATAAATGGTCCATTGATTAAATGGTCCAGCGAAATCAAGCAACTTAGCCTTATTAAACAAATTACGCATAGGTTTTACGCACGAATGTAAGCTACGACATACAATAACAAAACGGCGAAGTATTATTCTTAGCGCACAAAAAGATTCAGAAAATTGTTCAGTATTTAGTAATTTAATGATTTTTGTCATTAAACGCAGACGTTGAACACTATGACGCACGATTTCGGCGTGCCACTCTTCTGTTGCGTCCTGACGCGCGTGTGTTAGGCAGGAAAGCTGTCCATTTCACCTGCACCGGAGCGCATTGACTTCGGTGTAATTTTATTAGCCAGGAAGCGCTACAGGCAGACATCAAATTGAATGCTTAACCATCGTGATAAAGTCTTTTCACATCAGCTTAGTACCAAAGCAGACAAACCCACAGGGGCAGCAGGTGATCTAATGCGCGAGGATGACAATAGGCctgtttctgtcacacacacaacagtgCTAGTACTTGAATTAAGCAAATTTCAATTGTGTACCCGAAGAGACATGAATAAGAGCTGTTCGGTCATATTTTATTTGTGCGTATGATGAACGAAAGAAAGACCAGGAAAGAAAATGAATTTATAAGCACACTGCTTTTCTGATCTCTATTTAGACTAAGGGCATATATCTCCAAAAGTGGAAGAGATATCAACATTTTGCGTGTCTGTGTATTTGGTATAGGCATACTCAAAGAAAAAATGAGACACTAAAAAACATTTAAGATGCACCATTTAAACCAAAGTTGAAGCAAATGCAGAGAACTAATCAAACAAATTGAATTTGCTCAACCTGCAAATATGCAGCCTGTCCTTTTAGCTCGTGGAGCGCTCTCGAGCTCTAGAGGACAACACTGTGTTTTGTGAAAAGCTACTTGAATCCTTGCATAATTAGAGGTCTCATAGCTGTGTTAAAGATGGGGGCGGAGAAAGAGGCTAGCTGAGCAGCATTTTGCCGAAGCAAAGTGAAAAGCAAATAGCTGTGTTTTCATCAGATTATGTTCATTAaagagaggggggaggggccaCGAGTCAGAGTGGATCAGAGGGGCAAACAAAGTACACTCAATCAGTGATGCAAATACAGGCTTGATTTTCTGTTCTATTTttatgtgattaaaaaaaaaatcttttacttAAACATTATTCTAAGAGAAATTTAGGTTTAAAGAACAGGTGTTTGTATGCAATTACACTGCAGCCTAGCACGTTTGAGTCTAACTTCTATCAGCAAAGCCCCAGCAGTAAATAACACTCAATTCATCTTTAAATTCAAAGCTTTTGTTACAGATACAGTGGTGGTGTCAAGAATTATACTGATCgtttagaaacacacacataatccTAAATTTTTTATGAGGGCAAAGACATTTCAGTCCCTTTCACTCTTCAAATGTATTATACAAATACATGAAGTAAGAAGCAAAAgcaaatcttaatataaaattatcTGCTACAAAAACATTAAGTTTCTGTATTACAGCCAGGAAACGGTGTGACTAATAAAAATCATCAAATAGTATCCATGTCTGTTTTAATTTTTCCCTCTCCACTTatttaacagtaataaaaaatagCACCACATAATTATTTGTAAGAAGTCTTGGCTAAAAGTTTAAAAGCTGTTTAAACAATAGACCTTATTTTGCACAGCACATGTAGCCTGTGCAAATTTAATCAGTCACACCCACAAAATTATCAATGAGTCAATTATGCAAGGCGAGCTCTTTTCATCTGAAGCACCGGCATAATTAAATTGATATAAAATATCATTAGAGGTGACAAGCTGTTAAAAGACATGATAATTGACTGCCCCTTCTGTGAGCGGCTGTCACTCGGGAAAATGCTGCCATCTAGTGAGAGAACTTGGTATTAACCTGGACTCCTCAGCAAATACAAACAACGGTACATTGCACTACAGCATACTTCACATTTAATAGTACTGACAGATCATTCTTTACAGATGATTTCCTAAAAGGATGTAGAATCACTTGCTGTACAGAGAGAACACACACCTTTACATCACTGATCTCAGTAATCGCAAATCTTCCGAAGGCACCAAAACATAATCCTAATCATCAGCTTTCAACAACTAACTCCCACATTGCAAATGTGTGGATCATTTATGTTACTGTTACATTAATAATAATCCTAGAAGAAATGTGGGATGAAGGTTGTAAAGGTCTTAAAATGATATACAGTTTGTTACTCGTTGTATTTGAACCGATGGAAAGCTCACTGAatacaaaaaggaaaataaacatcATTAAACCAGAGCAGCTTTATCTCTAAACCTGAAGAAATGTAACCAAAACATCAGTAACTATGAGCTGCTAAATGAGAACTAATCTATAGTAACATGGTCTGGATCAATCCCATTATAATCACTGGGGGGGGAAAATGCGGAGTGCAACATCGCAGAGTACAATCGTTTAGGCTTTGCTCATAGAGTTTCAAACATTGTACTCCTTATCAATGAACTTGGCCATAGTGGACAGCTGGATATTTGTCGTGCCCTCATAAATGGTACCTgcacaaagagagaaaacaaagcatTAGCACAGATTCCTGCCATACACAACAAAGTCCGTTTTGTCAAACTGCTCTGCACACTACATGAATCCGCCGCTTTCACTAGCAGGAGACAAGGGGGCTTAGCGTGCAGCTAGGTCTGTCGGTGCTCCAGCCGGAGAGCTCAGCAGCCAAAGTGGCAGTGATGAAAGGAAAAGTAACATTTTGAAATGGCAGCTTCCTTGGCTGTGTGCTGGTATAATGGCACTCTGAGGGGTCAGACTGGGGAATTCCAGCAGAGTCCGATTACAGCCACTGCTATCGGGCCTTCTCTCTCCGCCCCACTCTGGTCCAATCACGAACATCTACACCTGACCCTACTGTAGCACTCACAAGTTTCGTTCTTTTCACAGTAGGACTCCAGCCACAGTCACACTAAGTACACCTTATTTAAGAAGCAATCTCACTAACAGCATACAAACACAAGCCAATATTTGCAGAGTGGTCCAGAGTCCAAGCACATTTGTCGAGTTAGGCTCACCAATTTTACAGTCTCTGTAGTATTTTTCAATAGGGTAGTCTTTAGTGAAGCCTACTCCTCCCATCCACTCGATGCACTTTGATGTGGTAAGGGTGGCAACCTGAAGAAAGTAAATTATataaagagacagagaaaataaaaagactttTTGAGTTGAACTTGTAAAAATAATTACTAGCTGAGACGGCAGCAGAGATATCACAGAAATTATAGGATGTAACAGAACCTAAAAACTGCCATGGCTTCAGGAGAGTCTCAGCAACAACTTTTACTTCTTCTACCATTGGTTGTATGAAATCATGACACAAATAACTTCATGACAACATACCTAAACAGGTCCAAAAATATCCTTGTTCTGTCCTACAGTGTACTATCACCAAAACAGGATGCTCACCTCTGCGCTGAAGTATTTAGCCATGCAGGCCTCTTTAATGAAAGTTCTTCCGGCTTCTCTCAGACGAGCAGCGTTGTACGTCAACAGCCGAGCAGCTTCAATCTGTGTTGCTACATGGGCAATTTGGTGCTGCATCCCCTAGAATATAAGAAGCACCAAAAGCAGCATCAGAATTTATTGAACCAAGCCTTATCACCACAAGGTGTTGTAAAAAATCAGAGTCCAAATATGGATCGTGACCTGGAAGTCAAAGATACGTTTTCCAAACTGCACCCTCTGTCGGGTGTAAGGAACAGTGTGATCAAAGCAACCCTGTGCCAGTCCAAgcatctgaaacacacacagagttagaGCACCGCCCTGCTGAATTTGACATTTTAACAGAGCAGattttgtgttttagtttaCCTGTGCTGCTATTCCAATCCTACCCTCGTTCAACATCCCGATGGCATACTTATAGCCATGACCGACCTCTCCTAAAATGTTCTTCTCTGGCACCTAGAACAGAGagcagagtttaaaaaaatctatctaACGCACTTGCCAGGCATTTCTCTGGTAACGTACACGATGTATGGTTGCACCTTGATATTGTCAAAGTTGAGCGAGCAGGTGGAGGAGGCCCGCAGTCCAAGCTTGTTCTCCTTCTTGCCGATTTCTAGCCCCTCGGTGTCCCGGTCCACGATGAAGCAGGTGATGCCTCTGTATCCCTGCCAAACAAAGGTGACTTTATATTTACCTTTCTGTTAATTTAATCACCATAAAGCATCAATACAACCTATAGAGGGTGGGTATTATAAAGTATAGTTTtacttgatgtttttgtttaatgaatttgttaaaaaaaaatccagcacgTCTTGGTAGTTtccaagataaaaaaaataaaagcaatcaATATATTGTTATTAGATTATAAGCTCAGAAGCGACTGTTGAGAGGGGCCTTAAAAATCTAGGCTCAAAAAGAAATACTGCACACTCTGAGAATAGAAACATCAGCAGTTACTCACAGCAGAGGGATCCACATTGGCCATTACCAGGAAAACACCAGCATGCTCTGCATTACTGATCCACATCTTGGATCCATTGATTACATAATAGTCCTTGTGCTTTTCAGCACGCGTCTTCAGAGCAAAAGCATCGCTTCCCGACTCTGCTTCAGAGAGACAGAAGCTTCCAATCTGGGACAAATAATACAAAAGTACtaatataaaatacaaataaacaagGAACAAATATAGAGAAATTTGCACATACGGTTTCCAAAAAAGAAcgacatatatatgtatatatgtaaataaatcTCTTTTACTTAACAGCAGAGTAAACcagtacaaagaaaacaaatcacatgATGAATGATAAAACAAAGAATTTTTGGAATCACAAATAGCAAATCTTTAGACTAATGAGGAGAAAGACCATTCAACTTATTAACAGTGCACAAGCTCAAAAGCCAGAATTCATTACAGTAAAGGGACACATTAATGCATATCAAAGGTGTCTTATTCAGTGAAGGCCATGCTTATTTCATGATAGAAAGGCAATGAATCAAATAACTATTGGTTATGACCAAGTTCTGGAGAAGGGCATCTTTCAGTGCtcttgaagcagatgagctggagcagcagaagaccacaccaggtttCTCTTGTATAAactaagaacagaaaactgagacCACAATTTATAAGGGCTCACATAAACTGGGcaatattaaaatgtaaaatcattGCCTGAGATATTTTCGTATTACCCTTTAGACCCCTTAGTAGCAActaagcatcatttaaacacttcAATTAAACAGtcttgttgctgaccatgtccactcctttataatcacagtgtacccatcctCCGATGGCTGGACAGCCATTAGTTAACTATTGCTTTGActcaactgctgctgtgagcactaaataaataaataaataaaactaaacagaattgAAAGCATGATCAGAAAACATTAATCAGTTGCACTTGACAACATTAACGTTGAATTGATGTACACTGTTTTATTTCTTCCAGATTATCAAGCTGCTTACCATGTCCGTTGACAGTCGATTGAGGTACTTCTCTTTCTGAGCTGGGGTACCGAGTTTGACAAACAGCGTGTTGATCAGAGTGTTCTGGATGTCACACAGTACAGCCACAGAGGGATCCACCTTCGCCAGCTCCTCGATGACCAGAATAGAGGAGAAAAACGAGGAGCCAGTCCCGCCATATTCGGGGTCGATCTCAATGCCCATGAGCTGCAAAAATCAAATGAGTCActagaagggggaaaaaaactgacaCTGGCgtatttttaatgacatttacGTTAATTCACGATTAAATTAGTTACGTACACCTTGTTCAAAGAGGGATTTGATCACTTCCTTATCCATCTGCGAATTCTCATCCATTTTTGACACAAGTGGGGCGATGCGCTCCTGTGCATATTTTTTCACTGTCAAACAGCAATGCAGATATTTAGCATTTTAAGAAATCCTAGCTCCAGCTGTTCACTACAACATGAAACAAGAGGTCCTGCTTACCTGCTTCCCTCATCATGCCTTCCTCCTCTGTGTATGTCTGAAGTGGAGGGAAGGAGGAGACCACCTCGGCGGGCTGGTGTGAAGCCACATCTGGGGCAGATCTGGAAGAAGTGCTCCTCCACCCTACCTGGCATGCCCCCCATGGACGAGAGAGTTGTTtgaaagactgaaaaacaaacagcagtagAAATATGTAACATCGCTTAGTAAATAATTAGTAATGAACACACAGTGTGACTGAGCATTACGCAGTAATGTCGGGCACGGTTGACCACTGTTTGAGGATTGAGTGTTGAAACTATTTTGGGATGAAACTACTTAGTTTTGAGCTTTAGCAAATATTAGCATCAGTTAGCTAAAAACGTCACATAGGCAAGAGCCAGACAGGTTACAAAATTCAATGATAAAAAAGGGTTATACCGTAGAAAAGATATTCAAATGAGCGCAGAAACTCTTCAAATGCAAATAATAATGACCTAAATATTCTGTATAACCTTTGAGAAAATCCTGACCAACGGGGCAGCCATGATGTTTGTTATGAAATGTTTAGCAGCGTACGTCCACCAGAGGGCTCATTGCTGCCTTCAGTGGCCTCCTGTAAGAGTCAGACACAACAAGTTACACTATGTAGGAGACTATAACGGCAATACATTAATCATTAACATGTCCTTGTGGGATTATCTTTATGAGCAGgagtggagaaaaaaacataaatggcAAGTGCTTCACTGTCTGTCCTGTTACTGTTGtgaatttttaactttttgtatGTACTTATTAAATTAAGAAATCAAACGAAAGAGACAAACTTATGCCAGTGTCATATGTGTGTCATGTGCAAAAATATAGGGCCATTGTTGTAGACTTGTGAGAATGAGCCTGTGTTTCCATCTGTTTGTGCGTACTGAAACCCATGTGCGCGTATTCagatctctgtgtgtttattctGATCCGTGTGGTTCACGCATAGTCAGATTtatacatataaaaaatataataaatatataaatatatatattaatatatattaatgaCAACCAGTTATATAttatagatagagagagagagggcgaaAGAGAACGACAGCCCCATACGAAAATAAACATAGGTTATATTTTTCCGATAATAGAGAAGGCAACAGTTGCGTTTGGGTGGCTGCTAACATATCAGAAAAAACGGAAGCGATCGCATGTTCGCCAGGTAACAGCATGAGATGATAAACTGTCCCATTAAACTCTCCTGTTAGCTCGAAGAAAAACCGTTTGTTAGAGTTGTTACGGCAAAATATGGACCACACTAACGATTGTGCTTAATTTGggtgttaaaatttaaaatacaagaGCTTAAATCTAGGTAATGTTAGTGCTGCTGCTATAAGCAGTAGGCTAGTCATTAAGAACGCTAGCAGCAGTAGGTTAGCTGCTGTCAGAATACCAAAGCAGACTTGTAGTACATCGCCATCACCTTTTAATCTTTTTCTTCAGGCTCAGCACATGAGAAGGAACATGGAGGAGATAAAGACCGAGCCCGTGGATTTTGTAAAAGAATTTCAAGAATACCTGACCCAGCAAACCCAGCATGTCAACATGATTTCAGGCTCCGTGTGTGGTGAAAAAGAGACAGCGGAGTCGTTTCAAGCCGGTGAGAAGGAAGCACACTAATATACAAACAAGTGATTTACGTGTTTACTAAGCAAAATCATATGTTGAAGtcatgctgtgtttgtttgtagttGCCCCAAGGTGTGAGCAAAATGGTCTGGACCCCCCGTCTGTGGAGGTGAGACTGTCTGTGGAGGATGGGTCAGATGTGCAGATGGATGGCCTGGAGAGGACCTGCGATGGAAAGTATAAATGCAGCTACTGCAGCTATGCAAACAAGGGCATGGCTCGCTTAATAGAGCATATCCGCATCCACACAGGTCAGAGTTCCCACCATGTAAATATCCCCGATATACAGCTGATAAAATGAAATACTGAAAAGCTTCACCTTGTCTAAACCTTGTGTAATAGACACTTCTTTACCTCTGTGCACACCATCACAGTAAAATATGCTGGTTAATATCAGAGTTATAACTGCAGTTATTTCCTTGCCCAGGAGAAAAGCCTCACCGCTGCCAGCTGTGCCCATTTGCATCTGCGTACGAGCGTCACTTGGAAGCCCACATGCGCTCACACACAGGAGAGAAGCCCTACAAGTGTGACCTCTGCGCCTTCCGATGCAGTGACCGCAGCAACCTGTCGCACCATCGGCGCCGCCGCCACAAGCTTTTGCCCACCAGGGTGGCACGCTCTCCTTTCTCCAACAAGAGAATGCTGAGTGCTTTGCAGAAGAGGACGGCCTCGCTGGGGTTTGGACGGCGCCTCCTCATCAATCTCAACCCGCCCTCCGTGGTGATGCCAAAATCGGATTTTCTGACTGACTTGTCTCACAAAATCCaccatttaaacagcagcgagtATAAGAACGCTCCCAGGGTGGATGAGAAGGAAAGTCGCAACAGGAGTGCTAATggtttgacttttaaaaacccACTCGACCAGGTGTCTACACTAGCCGGTCAGTTGGCTGAGCTCCACCCTGAGTCTCAGACTCCCGTGTCCCCAGACAGGGAGTCACTAAAAGATGAGAAGCCCATCCTAATACATAATGTCTCCAGTGAACAGGTTGCAATATGCTCAAATGGATTGCAGATATCATCACTTAAAAAAGAATCTCCCACCTCACGCCATGAGAACTGTAGTCCTGCTCTGAGCCTTGGCTTTGAGAACAACATGAACGCTCTGACTGCGTGTGTTAGCAACAGCCAGTCGGGCACACCCGCCCCTGGCCTGACTATACCGGACCAGCAGGTCATGTATAAATGCCAACATTGTGATATTCACTTTTCTGACAATATCCTCTACACTATTCACATGGGCTGCCATGGCTATGAACATCCATTCCAGTGCAACAGCTGTGGGCATAAATGCGCAGACAAATACGATTTTGCCTGCCATTTTGCCCGTGGCCAACATAAAAACTGATTCCTGGCAGCACAGACTTATATGGAGCCCTTGTTTTTGTTATATTGGTTATATTTAGCAACTGAACATAGTGAGACTGTTTTACATTTCATGTTttaagttgttttcttttttttactttacactTCTACATCTGCACTATACTCTTGCCTTACTGCTTTTCTACCTTGATCCCAACTTTGGGCTTCTCGTATTAGTTGTGAACG
This sequence is a window from Pelmatolapia mariae isolate MD_Pm_ZW linkage group LG8, Pm_UMD_F_2, whole genome shotgun sequence. Protein-coding genes within it:
- the hmx3b gene encoding homeobox protein HMX3-B; translation: MADSDTQEANQPAKDSPFSIKNLLNIEDKPTKPKSILGSHKGVLEGSFFSRLGDLSVPRFELPAQRIGISAQYLERASTWWYPYTLGAHFRTGGSEKVSLREASQAPDRRSPDLQKSDQDTKDESADDDIALDESDSEEPKKETDQEDDWRRKNDELDSEKKPCRKKKTRTVFSRSQVFQLESTFDIKRYLSSSERAGLAASLHLTETQVKIWFQNRRNKWKRQLAAELEAANLSHAAAQRIVRVPILYHENGAPETSGGPATNSPGGQALLAFPHHMYYSHPVPLLRPV
- the acadsb gene encoding short/branched chain specific acyl-CoA dehydrogenase, mitochondrial isoform X2 — protein: MMREAVKKYAQERIAPLVSKMDENSQMDKEVIKSLFEQGLMGIEIDPEYGGTGSSFFSSILVIEELAKVDPSVAVLCDIQNTLINTLFVKLGTPAQKEKYLNRLSTDMIGSFCLSEAESGSDAFALKTRAEKHKDYYVINGSKMWISNAEHAGVFLVMANVDPSAGYRGITCFIVDRDTEGLEIGKKENKLGLRASSTCSLNFDNIKVPEKNILGEVGHGYKYAIGMLNEGRIGIAAQMLGLAQGCFDHTVPYTRQRVQFGKRIFDFQGMQHQIAHVATQIEAARLLTYNAARLREAGRTFIKEACMAKYFSAEVATLTTSKCIEWMGGVGFTKDYPIEKYYRDCKIGTIYEGTTNIQLSTMAKFIDKEYNV
- the acadsb gene encoding short/branched chain specific acyl-CoA dehydrogenase, mitochondrial isoform X1, with protein sequence MAAPLVRIFSKSFKQLSRPWGACQVGWRSTSSRSAPDVASHQPAEVVSSFPPLQTYTEEEGMMREAVKKYAQERIAPLVSKMDENSQMDKEVIKSLFEQGLMGIEIDPEYGGTGSSFFSSILVIEELAKVDPSVAVLCDIQNTLINTLFVKLGTPAQKEKYLNRLSTDMIGSFCLSEAESGSDAFALKTRAEKHKDYYVINGSKMWISNAEHAGVFLVMANVDPSAGYRGITCFIVDRDTEGLEIGKKENKLGLRASSTCSLNFDNIKVPEKNILGEVGHGYKYAIGMLNEGRIGIAAQMLGLAQGCFDHTVPYTRQRVQFGKRIFDFQGMQHQIAHVATQIEAARLLTYNAARLREAGRTFIKEACMAKYFSAEVATLTTSKCIEWMGGVGFTKDYPIEKYYRDCKIGTIYEGTTNIQLSTMAKFIDKEYNV
- the LOC134633794 gene encoding zinc finger protein Pegasus-like, which encodes MRRNMEEIKTEPVDFVKEFQEYLTQQTQHVNMISGSVCGEKETAESFQAVAPRCEQNGLDPPSVEVRLSVEDGSDVQMDGLERTCDGKYKCSYCSYANKGMARLIEHIRIHTGEKPHRCQLCPFASAYERHLEAHMRSHTGEKPYKCDLCAFRCSDRSNLSHHRRRRHKLLPTRVARSPFSNKRMLSALQKRTASLGFGRRLLINLNPPSVVMPKSDFLTDLSHKIHHLNSSEYKNAPRVDEKESRNRSANGLTFKNPLDQVSTLAGQLAELHPESQTPVSPDRESLKDEKPILIHNVSSEQVAICSNGLQISSLKKESPTSRHENCSPALSLGFENNMNALTACVSNSQSGTPAPGLTIPDQQVMYKCQHCDIHFSDNILYTIHMGCHGYEHPFQCNSCGHKCADKYDFACHFARGQHKN